Proteins from a genomic interval of Kitasatospora kifunensis:
- a CDS encoding WD40 repeat domain-containing protein — protein MSDPTVNLEAYASGSGTIYMAAGDQYLTVRDVHVHHGDGQHRIRRIDSGTDGGDECPYPGMSAFGAAQSKWFFGRDQTLGRLTRRLDECLQDGGAVVVVAASGAGKSSLLQAGLVPALARGALPGSRRWPCLVFTPGAHPVAALARHLAALTDGEPDEIERELSDDTEALADRLGAALAAQRADRLVVIVDQAEELFTQAAAENRRKGFVSALERLAEARMSGSDGPLALVVYGVRADFYARFAQYRPLREALEHRQVFVGPMSRTELREAILFPAQREGLELEEGLVELLLSDLGSTTPLPSQSAGDESLLERGYEAGRLPLLAHALRVTWQQRHGAILTVDGYRASGRIQGAVAETAEDAYRQLAAAGRQGAEVMFRRLVRIGEGTDDTRRARTERELTEGLDPAAAEAVLAGFTRGRLLTRLRDTVQITHEALLHAWPRLRSWIDTDRADNLLRQKLEEAAAAWDRTPRRDPDLLYRGSQLDAARGWADRTGRAGLGPTAAAFLDASLNRSRRSTVIRRAAGTALVTLTVIALVAAQLAFNQQRLADQRSREATAERNLATERLLLADARQVQATDPELSLQLSLAALRLNPTQEGRTALLATLQQTALDGGSVPGAVGAHVDVAAVSGDDTMVAVTQWSTAEATTVHLWDTTDIAHPRPLATLHDHVNPVRAVVFSPDQRLLVTMAAPDTRQGGTPADNDVILWDLSDRQQPRKLPFRADAGDPVRGAAFSPDGRRLALLAGDGATGTLTLWDLGDGTAPRRLSDPVAASQAEYATFSADGRTLVTSSGAIVAKDDSLTPDSITHRTGWQVWDVSDPAHPRATAAQPFINGAAAFSPDGPLLATAYERSVFLWDLSNPSAPRKLATLNDSDSVNALALGPHGLLIASGLDGISRLWDVTDPAHPQARPALVGAHGATSAASSDLDQGTRSGHFSPIEAVAFSRDAQRVWTVDDSGTLARWLVNSRNGPTLFGSLAAGGSLTTEAFSPDGRLLVTGGFAGDARLWDTADPSHPRELAQLPGRSGWRVEAVGVNRAGTVVAVGTAAGEISDKGEVTLWDVSNPGQPRKLVTLTGQSGVGSLAFSPRSDLLAVTGGEFFRDSWVGLWDTSNPTAPVQQTLITSLRPRISSKFQGDTVIHTPTLFSPDGRRLALPDSLWDVSKPAAPVLVPVRQPANMFAPGAHPWIGTSIAAFRPDGKVLAARNTDGGVDLWSLGDAIGPTQLSTVPLASDVAHLAYHPDGNLLAVAHANGVVDLYETADPATPGLMASLPDTGSDVADVQFGPDRRSLAVVREDGTVQLWDLAALPAIAADVTGLACRLAGGGLSREDWTVTYHLNQPYQDTCSRG, from the coding sequence GTGAGCGACCCCACCGTTAACCTGGAGGCTTACGCATCCGGGTCCGGCACCATCTACATGGCCGCCGGCGACCAGTACCTCACCGTCCGCGACGTACACGTGCACCACGGGGACGGCCAGCACCGCATCCGACGGATCGACTCCGGCACCGACGGCGGTGACGAGTGCCCGTACCCCGGCATGAGCGCGTTCGGCGCCGCGCAGTCCAAGTGGTTCTTCGGCCGCGACCAGACCCTCGGCAGGCTGACCCGCCGCCTCGATGAGTGTCTCCAGGACGGTGGCGCGGTCGTCGTGGTCGCCGCCTCCGGAGCGGGCAAGTCCTCGTTGCTACAGGCAGGCCTGGTACCCGCGCTGGCCCGCGGCGCCCTGCCGGGCTCGCGCCGCTGGCCCTGTCTGGTGTTCACCCCGGGCGCCCACCCGGTGGCCGCGCTCGCCCGTCACCTTGCCGCGCTGACCGACGGCGAGCCGGACGAGATCGAACGCGAACTGAGCGACGACACCGAGGCGCTGGCCGACCGCCTCGGTGCGGCGCTGGCCGCGCAGCGGGCCGACCGCCTGGTCGTGATCGTCGACCAGGCCGAGGAACTCTTCACCCAGGCCGCCGCCGAGAACCGGCGCAAGGGCTTCGTCAGCGCGCTGGAACGGCTGGCCGAGGCACGGATGAGCGGATCCGATGGTCCATTGGCTCTGGTCGTCTACGGCGTTCGGGCGGACTTCTACGCCCGCTTCGCCCAGTACCGGCCGCTGCGCGAGGCGCTGGAACACCGGCAGGTGTTCGTCGGTCCGATGTCCCGCACTGAGCTGCGCGAGGCGATCCTCTTCCCCGCGCAGCGCGAAGGGCTGGAGCTCGAGGAGGGCCTGGTCGAGCTGCTGCTCAGCGACCTGGGCAGTACCACGCCCCTCCCGTCCCAGTCCGCCGGTGACGAATCCTTACTCGAGCGCGGCTACGAGGCAGGGCGCCTGCCACTGCTCGCGCACGCGCTGCGGGTCACCTGGCAACAGCGCCACGGTGCGATCCTGACCGTTGACGGCTACCGGGCCTCGGGGCGCATCCAGGGCGCGGTCGCGGAGACCGCGGAGGACGCCTACCGCCAGCTGGCGGCGGCCGGGCGACAGGGCGCCGAGGTGATGTTCCGACGCCTGGTCAGGATCGGCGAGGGAACCGACGACACCCGCCGCGCCCGCACCGAACGCGAGCTGACCGAGGGCCTGGACCCGGCAGCCGCCGAGGCCGTGCTCGCCGGATTCACCCGCGGACGGCTGCTCACCAGGCTCCGTGACACCGTCCAGATCACCCACGAGGCCCTGCTGCACGCCTGGCCCCGGCTGCGCTCCTGGATCGACACCGACCGCGCCGACAACCTGCTGCGCCAGAAGCTCGAAGAGGCCGCCGCCGCTTGGGACCGCACGCCGCGCCGCGACCCCGACCTGCTGTACCGGGGCAGTCAGCTGGACGCGGCCCGCGGCTGGGCCGACCGCACCGGGAGGGCAGGGCTCGGCCCGACGGCCGCGGCCTTCCTGGACGCCTCGCTGAACCGCAGCCGCCGTAGCACCGTGATCCGCCGCGCCGCCGGCACGGCGCTGGTCACGCTCACGGTCATCGCCCTGGTGGCCGCCCAACTCGCGTTCAACCAGCAGAGGCTGGCCGATCAGCGGAGCCGGGAGGCGACCGCAGAGCGCAACCTCGCCACGGAGCGGCTGCTGTTGGCCGATGCCCGCCAAGTGCAGGCGACCGACCCCGAGCTGTCCCTCCAGCTGAGCCTGGCCGCCCTGCGCCTGAATCCCACTCAGGAGGGCCGTACCGCCCTGCTCGCCACGCTCCAGCAGACCGCCCTGGACGGCGGCTCGGTACCGGGGGCGGTGGGAGCACATGTGGACGTCGCCGCCGTCAGTGGTGACGACACCATGGTGGCGGTCACTCAGTGGTCCACTGCAGAGGCCACCACCGTGCACCTGTGGGACACCACCGACATCGCACACCCCCGGCCGCTCGCCACCCTGCACGACCACGTCAACCCGGTCCGGGCGGTCGTGTTCAGCCCCGACCAGCGCCTGCTGGTCACTATGGCGGCCCCGGACACCCGCCAGGGCGGCACACCCGCCGACAACGACGTGATCCTGTGGGACCTGTCGGACCGACAGCAGCCACGGAAGTTGCCGTTCCGGGCGGACGCCGGCGACCCGGTTCGGGGTGCGGCCTTCAGCCCGGACGGCCGACGGCTGGCCCTGCTTGCCGGTGACGGCGCGACCGGCACGCTGACGCTCTGGGACCTCGGCGATGGCACCGCGCCCCGCCGGTTGAGCGATCCGGTGGCCGCCTCGCAAGCCGAGTACGCGACGTTCAGCGCCGACGGCCGGACCCTTGTCACCAGCTCCGGGGCCATCGTGGCCAAGGACGACTCGCTCACCCCGGACTCCATCACGCACCGCACGGGCTGGCAGGTCTGGGACGTTTCGGACCCGGCCCATCCGCGGGCCACCGCCGCCCAGCCGTTCATCAACGGGGCGGCCGCGTTCAGCCCCGACGGCCCGCTGCTGGCCACGGCCTACGAACGGTCGGTCTTCCTCTGGGACCTCAGCAACCCGAGCGCGCCGAGGAAGCTGGCCACCCTCAACGACTCCGACAGCGTGAACGCGCTCGCCCTCGGACCGCACGGCTTGCTCATCGCCTCGGGACTCGATGGGATCTCCCGCCTGTGGGACGTCACGGACCCGGCGCATCCCCAGGCCCGGCCGGCGCTGGTGGGCGCGCACGGGGCGACCTCGGCCGCGTCGAGTGACCTCGACCAGGGGACCAGATCAGGGCACTTCAGCCCGATCGAGGCCGTTGCGTTCAGCCGGGACGCACAGCGGGTCTGGACGGTCGACGACTCCGGGACTCTCGCCCGATGGCTCGTCAACAGCCGCAACGGGCCTACGCTGTTCGGCTCACTCGCTGCCGGGGGCTCGCTGACGACCGAGGCCTTCAGTCCCGACGGGCGCCTGCTGGTGACCGGTGGCTTCGCGGGCGATGCCCGCCTCTGGGACACCGCGGACCCGTCCCACCCGCGCGAGCTGGCGCAGCTCCCGGGCCGGAGCGGCTGGCGGGTCGAGGCCGTCGGCGTCAACCGGGCCGGCACCGTCGTGGCGGTCGGCACCGCGGCCGGCGAGATCAGTGACAAGGGCGAGGTGACGCTGTGGGACGTCTCCAACCCGGGCCAGCCACGGAAGTTGGTCACCCTGACCGGACAGTCGGGGGTGGGTTCGCTGGCGTTCAGCCCACGGTCCGACCTGCTCGCGGTCACCGGCGGCGAGTTCTTCCGTGACTCCTGGGTCGGCCTGTGGGACACCAGCAACCCCACCGCCCCCGTCCAGCAGACACTGATCACGAGCCTTCGGCCGCGAATCTCCTCGAAGTTCCAGGGCGACACCGTCATCCACACGCCCACCCTGTTCAGCCCGGACGGGCGACGGCTGGCCCTGCCGGACTCGCTCTGGGACGTCTCGAAGCCGGCCGCTCCGGTTCTGGTGCCGGTCCGCCAGCCGGCCAACATGTTCGCCCCGGGGGCACACCCCTGGATCGGTACGTCGATCGCCGCCTTCCGACCGGACGGGAAGGTGCTGGCCGCCCGCAACACCGATGGCGGCGTCGACCTGTGGTCGTTGGGGGATGCCATCGGACCGACCCAGCTCAGCACCGTCCCGCTGGCCTCCGACGTGGCCCACCTCGCCTACCACCCCGACGGCAACCTCCTCGCGGTCGCCCACGCGAACGGTGTCGTCGACCTCTACGAGACCGCCGATCCGGCCACCCCGGGCCTGATGGCCAGTCTGCCGGACACCGGCTCCGACGTCGCGGACGTTCAGTTCGGTCCGGACCGCAGATCCCTGGCGGTCGTCCGTGAGGACGGGACCGTCCAGCTCTGGGACCTCGCCGCCCTGCCTGCGATCGCCGCCGACGTCACGGGCCTGGCCTGCCGGCTGGCCGGCGGCGGCCTGTCCCGCGAGGACTGGACGGTCACCTACCACCTGAACCAGCCCTACCAGGACACCTGCAGCCGGGGCTGA
- a CDS encoding Imm50 family immunity protein encodes MTPVWADLLRNPEKISALYGDVRGIDRLTLRSVNLDRRGPTVTLRLSTNRLPDHPPVDWVEFGCDTVEFHLQFLDVADLSMTGHGLPEDTSLQVIEQENSRVKVEAHGDSTRLAFSCHRSVTIGRLSAWNSRAADGEPTHRYLSPLDRRLHAAPPETWKKNYYGRI; translated from the coding sequence ATGACCCCAGTCTGGGCTGACCTCCTTAGGAACCCGGAGAAGATCTCGGCGCTGTACGGCGATGTGCGTGGGATCGATCGGCTGACCCTGCGTTCCGTCAACCTCGACCGACGTGGGCCGACGGTCACCCTGCGCCTCAGTACGAACCGACTCCCTGACCACCCGCCGGTGGACTGGGTTGAGTTCGGCTGCGACACGGTCGAGTTCCATCTCCAGTTCCTCGATGTCGCGGATCTGTCGATGACCGGCCATGGCCTTCCCGAGGACACCTCGTTGCAGGTCATTGAGCAGGAGAACTCCAGGGTCAAGGTGGAGGCGCACGGCGATTCCACTCGCCTCGCCTTCTCCTGCCACCGATCCGTCACGATCGGCCGACTGAGCGCGTGGAACTCCAGGGCAGCGGACGGCGAGCCGACCCACCGCTACCTGAGCCCGCTCGACCGGAGGCTCCACGCCGCGCCGCCGGAGACATGGAAGAAGAACTACTATGGCCGCATCTGA
- a CDS encoding Imm50 family immunity protein, translated as MAASDWTDHVAGTSELVRLFQGPPPLADLDLLGLLIDERPDSAVTLGFTTTHVPGAPESPAFEDGMNALEFFLVFSDIRGLEIAGWEHTGLRRYEISQVGAGSLNVSMTGDSSHISFSAGSCRVEGLRAYRAAVDSM; from the coding sequence ATGGCCGCATCTGACTGGACCGACCACGTGGCCGGAACGAGTGAGCTGGTCCGACTCTTCCAGGGACCTCCACCGCTCGCAGACCTCGACCTCCTTGGCCTCCTGATCGACGAACGACCCGACAGCGCAGTCACCCTGGGATTCACTACGACCCATGTCCCCGGCGCTCCGGAATCTCCGGCATTCGAAGACGGGATGAACGCGCTTGAGTTCTTTCTGGTGTTCTCCGATATCCGTGGCTTGGAGATCGCCGGTTGGGAGCACACGGGCCTGCGGCGCTACGAGATCTCTCAAGTAGGGGCAGGATCTCTCAACGTCTCCATGACGGGCGATTCCTCGCACATTTCCTTCTCGGCGGGCTCGTGTCGAGTCGAGGGGCTTCGCGCATATCGAGCTGCGGTTGATTCCATGTGA
- a CDS encoding RHS repeat-associated core domain-containing protein translates to MLPLAFERTHRSDYRCGLWMGPTWTCTADERLVIDAEGVLLLRADGVLLSYAHPAPGVPTMPTSGVRWPLRRSTDGTYSVSDPRSGLIRTFTPEESGARAPLTEIRDRNGHWLVFDYDYDGAPMGIRHSAGYYLKVTTSEGRITGLHLAGTGAEQPDVELVRYGYTDGHLTEVVNSSGLPLRFEYDTVGRMTAWVDRNSFRYEYAYDHLDRCVTQGGTEGHLRYRYEYSDIAPDTGLRTTRATDSLGHTTRYLVNASTQVVAEVDPLGGVTRYSRDRYDRLLSMTDPLGRTSSFEYDEHGNLITTTRPDGGQTLTSYDKRLNLPLVTVDVAGGVWRQQYNEAGNRTAAVDPSGAVTRYAHDQYGCLATITDPLGHSTKVRCDAAGLPIEVTDPCGGITRYRRDSFGRPVAITDPMGALTRLTWTVEGRLATRTDACGGTESWAYDGEGNMVRHTDAMGAVTTCEYGEFDQLTARTGPDGARYLFDHDTELRLVKVTNPDGLAWQYSYDPRGLLSTEVDFNGRGLTYHRDAAGRLAARVNGAGERIDYEYDQLGVISAKSIDGLVTTYEHDALGHLIRAISPTSELTRHYDPCGRLVSETCDGRTLTFERDATGRRTERRTPSDAVSRWSYDANGATSQLTSPAAVLNFERDLAGRETSRLVSDQLVLTNTWDLTRRLLDQTVTARAAGALDDLDLTGDRLLRRRSYQYRPDGHLAQIHDQDQGTRRFDLDDAGRVVAVHADDRSERYAYDQSGRPTAASWPASAAATGALGERAYQGTLIRRAGSLRYEYDAQGRVTLRQRVNLSRKPDTWRYTWDAEDRLIEATTPDGQIWRYCYDPLGRRAAKQRIGPDGVSVVEQTEFTWDGSTLVEQSTHAPGLPGPHIITWDHDHGRPVTQTEQISAPDTQDGIDRRFFAIVTDLIGTPTELIDEYGESAWRSRASLWGATTWPKNSTTYTPLRFPGQYFDPETRLHYNLNRFYDPEAARYVSPDPLGLRPAPDNHAYVSNPLVSTDPLGLAPCKAEAKRQALRDAGVADDAVPLDEDWVPSTDRSGKQILDENYQPVYFHQEYYETTSGDIIVYQDHYTGHSFGDPNGVGDQPPHVHVRPLDDPRNGVLPPPAEAHYYYDPSLG, encoded by the coding sequence CTGCTTCCGTTGGCCTTCGAGCGAACCCACCGGTCCGATTACCGCTGCGGCCTCTGGATGGGGCCGACCTGGACCTGCACCGCCGACGAGCGCCTCGTCATCGACGCCGAAGGTGTCCTTCTGCTGCGAGCCGACGGAGTCCTCCTGTCCTACGCGCACCCCGCCCCCGGCGTGCCCACGATGCCAACGTCAGGCGTGCGCTGGCCGTTGCGCCGGAGCACTGACGGCACCTACTCCGTGAGTGACCCGCGGTCGGGCCTCATACGGACCTTCACCCCCGAGGAGAGCGGTGCTCGCGCTCCACTGACCGAGATCCGCGACCGGAACGGTCACTGGCTCGTGTTCGACTACGACTACGACGGCGCTCCGATGGGGATTCGGCACAGTGCGGGCTACTACCTGAAGGTCACCACCTCCGAGGGCCGGATCACCGGGCTGCACCTGGCAGGAACCGGTGCGGAGCAGCCCGATGTCGAACTCGTCCGCTACGGCTACACGGACGGGCACCTCACCGAGGTCGTCAACTCCTCCGGCCTGCCGCTGCGGTTCGAGTACGACACGGTGGGTCGGATGACCGCCTGGGTCGACCGCAACTCCTTCCGCTACGAGTACGCATACGACCACCTGGACCGCTGCGTGACCCAGGGAGGCACCGAGGGGCACCTGCGGTACCGGTACGAGTACAGCGACATAGCGCCGGACACCGGTCTTCGGACGACCAGGGCGACCGACTCGCTCGGCCACACCACTCGCTACCTCGTCAATGCGAGCACCCAGGTCGTTGCCGAGGTCGACCCACTCGGTGGCGTCACCCGCTACAGCAGGGACCGCTACGACCGGCTGCTCTCGATGACCGACCCGCTGGGCCGGACCTCCTCCTTCGAGTACGACGAGCACGGGAACCTGATCACTACCACCCGCCCCGACGGCGGCCAGACCCTCACCTCGTACGACAAGCGGCTCAACCTGCCACTGGTCACTGTCGACGTGGCGGGCGGAGTATGGCGCCAGCAGTACAACGAGGCGGGGAACCGAACGGCTGCCGTCGACCCGTCAGGGGCGGTCACCCGCTACGCGCACGATCAGTACGGGTGCCTGGCCACCATCACCGACCCGCTCGGCCACTCGACCAAGGTCCGGTGCGACGCGGCCGGACTCCCGATCGAAGTCACCGACCCGTGCGGTGGCATCACCCGATACCGTCGGGACTCGTTCGGTCGGCCGGTAGCGATCACCGACCCGATGGGCGCGTTGACGCGGCTGACCTGGACCGTGGAGGGCCGCCTCGCCACGCGTACCGACGCCTGCGGCGGCACGGAGAGCTGGGCCTACGACGGCGAAGGCAACATGGTTCGACACACCGACGCCATGGGCGCGGTCACCACCTGCGAGTACGGCGAATTCGACCAACTCACCGCACGGACTGGCCCGGACGGCGCCCGCTACCTGTTCGACCACGACACCGAGCTCAGGCTCGTCAAGGTCACCAACCCCGACGGCCTGGCCTGGCAGTACTCCTACGACCCGCGCGGTCTGCTCAGCACCGAAGTCGACTTCAACGGGCGCGGCCTGACCTATCACCGAGACGCGGCAGGCCGGCTCGCCGCCCGCGTCAACGGCGCTGGCGAGCGGATCGACTACGAGTACGACCAGCTCGGAGTCATCAGTGCGAAGTCGATTGATGGCTTGGTCACCACCTACGAGCACGACGCGCTGGGTCACCTGATCCGAGCGATCAGCCCCACCTCCGAGCTGACGCGCCATTACGACCCTTGCGGCCGCCTGGTCTCCGAAACGTGCGACGGCCGAACCCTCACCTTCGAGCGAGATGCGACCGGTCGGCGCACCGAGCGCCGGACCCCTTCGGACGCCGTCAGCCGATGGAGCTACGATGCCAACGGCGCCACGTCCCAACTAACCTCGCCCGCAGCGGTGTTGAACTTCGAGCGAGACCTGGCCGGACGCGAGACCAGCCGGCTCGTCAGCGACCAGCTCGTGCTGACCAACACCTGGGACCTGACACGCCGACTCCTTGATCAGACGGTGACGGCCCGAGCAGCCGGGGCACTCGATGACCTCGACCTCACCGGCGACCGCCTGCTGCGCCGGCGCTCCTACCAGTACCGCCCTGACGGGCACCTGGCCCAGATCCACGATCAGGACCAGGGAACTCGCCGATTCGATCTCGACGACGCCGGCCGGGTGGTGGCTGTCCACGCTGACGACCGGTCCGAGCGCTACGCCTACGACCAGAGCGGCAGGCCGACCGCGGCCTCCTGGCCGGCGAGTGCCGCAGCTACGGGCGCGTTGGGCGAACGCGCATACCAAGGCACCCTTATTCGCCGGGCTGGGTCGCTTCGCTACGAGTACGACGCCCAGGGTCGAGTGACGCTGCGTCAGCGAGTCAACCTGTCGCGCAAGCCTGACACCTGGCGCTACACCTGGGACGCCGAAGACCGACTGATCGAAGCCACCACTCCGGACGGCCAAATCTGGCGGTACTGCTACGACCCGCTCGGCCGCCGAGCAGCCAAACAGCGTATAGGCCCGGACGGTGTCTCTGTCGTCGAGCAGACCGAGTTCACCTGGGACGGCTCGACGCTGGTCGAGCAGAGCACTCACGCTCCCGGACTGCCCGGTCCGCACATCATCACCTGGGACCACGACCACGGCCGACCGGTGACCCAGACCGAACAGATCAGCGCTCCCGACACACAGGACGGCATCGACCGGCGCTTCTTCGCCATCGTGACCGACCTCATCGGCACGCCCACCGAACTGATCGACGAGTACGGCGAGAGCGCCTGGCGCAGCCGCGCCAGCCTCTGGGGCGCGACGACCTGGCCGAAGAACAGCACCACGTACACCCCGCTACGCTTCCCAGGTCAGTACTTCGACCCGGAGACACGCCTCCACTACAACCTCAACCGCTTCTACGATCCTGAGGCCGCACGATACGTTTCACCCGACCCGCTTGGCCTGCGACCCGCTCCGGACAACCACGCCTATGTCAGCAACCCGCTTGTCAGCACTGACCCGCTCGGTCTCGCGCCCTGCAAGGCCGAGGCAAAACGGCAGGCGCTGAGAGATGCCGGAGTCGCCGACGACGCGGTGCCGCTCGACGAGGACTGGGTTCCCTCGACCGACAGGAGCGGGAAGCAGATCCTGGACGAGAACTACCAGCCCGTGTACTTCCATCAGGAGTACTACGAGACGACGAGCGGAGACATCATCGTCTACCAGGATCACTACACCGGGCACTCGTTCGGTGATCCGAACGGAGTCGGCGACCAGCCTCCACACGTTCACGTAAGGCCTCTTGATGACCCACGAAACGGTGTCCTCCCACCCCCAGCGGAAGCGCACTACTACTATGACCCCAGTCTGGGCTGA